A window of the Cicer arietinum cultivar CDC Frontier isolate Library 1 chromosome 6, Cicar.CDCFrontier_v2.0, whole genome shotgun sequence genome harbors these coding sequences:
- the LOC101500669 gene encoding heavy metal-associated isoprenylated plant protein 28-like isoform X1, producing the protein MTIVEMCVHMDCEGCETRIRKSLQKLRGVDNVDINMEMQKVSVMGWADEKKVLKTVRKTGRRAELWPYPYNPEYHYSNNYDKPSSSYNYYKHGYSYVEDFGYYKKSIGATIINDKVMSTFSDDNPHACSIM; encoded by the exons ATGACG ATAGTAGAGATGTGTGTGCACATGGACTGTGAAGGTTGCGAGACTAGGATAAGGAAATCTCTTCAAAAATTACGTG GAGTTGATAATGTTGACATAAACATGGAGATGCAAAAGGTGAGTGTGATGGGTTGGGCTGATGAAAAGAAAGTGTTGAAAACAGTTAGGAAGACAGGTAGAAGGGCAGAGCTATGGCCATATCCGTACAACCCAGAGTACCATTACAGCAATAACTATGACAAGCCTTCCTCTTCCTACAATTACTACAAGCATGGATATAGTTATGTTGAAGACTTTGGCTATTACAAAAAGTCAATTGGTGCAACAATTATTAATGATAAGGTCATGTCTACGTTTAGTGATGACAACCCTCATGCTTGTTCTATTATGTGA
- the LOC101500669 gene encoding heavy metal-associated isoprenylated plant protein 28-like isoform X2 has product MCVHMDCEGCETRIRKSLQKLRGVDNVDINMEMQKVSVMGWADEKKVLKTVRKTGRRAELWPYPYNPEYHYSNNYDKPSSSYNYYKHGYSYVEDFGYYKKSIGATIINDKVMSTFSDDNPHACSIM; this is encoded by the exons ATGTGTGTGCACATGGACTGTGAAGGTTGCGAGACTAGGATAAGGAAATCTCTTCAAAAATTACGTG GAGTTGATAATGTTGACATAAACATGGAGATGCAAAAGGTGAGTGTGATGGGTTGGGCTGATGAAAAGAAAGTGTTGAAAACAGTTAGGAAGACAGGTAGAAGGGCAGAGCTATGGCCATATCCGTACAACCCAGAGTACCATTACAGCAATAACTATGACAAGCCTTCCTCTTCCTACAATTACTACAAGCATGGATATAGTTATGTTGAAGACTTTGGCTATTACAAAAAGTCAATTGGTGCAACAATTATTAATGATAAGGTCATGTCTACGTTTAGTGATGACAACCCTCATGCTTGTTCTATTATGTGA
- the LOC101500984 gene encoding mitochondrial dicarboxylate/tricarboxylate transporter DTC has protein sequence MGDEKKLKPVVSGVWPTVKPFVNGGASGMLATCVIQPIDMIKVRIQLGQGSAASVTSTMLKNEGVAAFYKGLSAGLLRQATYTTARLGTFRILTNKAIEANDGKPLPLYQKALCGLTAGAIGATVGSPADLALIRMQADATLPLAQRRNYTNAFQALYRIAADEGVLSLWKGAGPTVVRAMALNMGMLASYDQSVEFFKDTVGLGEATTVVGASTVSGFFAAACSLPFDYVKTQIQKMQPDAEGKYPYTGSLDCAAKTLKAGGPLKFYTGFPVYCVRIAPHVMMTWIFLNQLQKLEKKYGL, from the exons ATGGGAGACGAGAAGAAGCTCAAGCCCGTTGTCTCTGGTGTCTGGCCCACCGTTAAGCCTTTTGTCAATGGTGGTGCCTCCGGCATGCTTGCTACCTGTGTCATTCAACCCATCGATATGATCAAG gTCAGGATTCAACTAGGTCAAGGATCTGCTGCATCAGTCACATCCACTATGCTCAAGAATGAGGGTGTTGCTGCCTTCTATAAG GGTCTATCAGCTGGGTTACTCAGGCAGGCTACATACACCACTGCCCGACTTGGAACATTTCG AATCTTGACAAATAAAGCAATTGAGGCTAATGATGGCAAGCCCCTGCCACTTTACCAAAAAGCTCTGTGTGGGCTGACTGCCGGTGCTATTGGAGCAACTGTTGGTAGTCCAGCAGATTTGGCACTCATTCGTATGCAGGCTGATGCAACATTACCTCTTGCTCAGCGCCGGAATTATACAAACGCCTTCCAGGCACTTTACCGTATTGCTGCAGATGAAGGGGTTCTGTCACTTTGGAAAGGTGCTGGGCCTACTGTAGTGAGAGCCATGGCATTGAACATGGGGATGCTTGCATCTTATGATCAAAGTGTCGAGTTCTTCAAGGATACCGTTGGTCTAGGTGAAGCTACTACTGTGGTTG GTGCAAGTACTGTATCTGGATTTTTTGCAGCAGCTTGTAGTTTGCCATTTGACTATGTGAAGACCCAGATTCAGAAGATGCAACCTGATGCTGAAGGAAAATATCCATACACTGGCTCTCTTGACTGTGCTGCCAAAACCCTTAAAGCAGGAGGACCCTTAAAATTTTACACTGGATTCCCTGTCTATTGTGTCAGGATTGCTCCTCATGTCATG ATGACATGGATCTTCCTCAACCAGCTTCAGAAATTGGAGAAAAAATACGGGTTGTAG
- the LOC101501297 gene encoding thioredoxin-like fold domain-containing protein MRL7 homolog, chloroplastic gives MLILQTAIVHGSFSPFRKTKVYSSHESFSHSQSLSYSTISTHHIVKPVSISCSVSTNSSSKPEPEFNSSSKLRQKNKGKNPQTEDVVSINDGDINSEDVFPTTIPRKPRRGRKSEVMKVEDFVRGRLENTFAAIRQQNANALENHEDIMKDGVHDDSKLKKSDDDSDEEEEEEDGGGEKMVIEEESESWPLDTDVGWGVRASEYFEKHPIKNVVGDDGVEIDWEGETDDNWVQEINCLEWESFAFHPSPLIVLVFERYNRATDNWKNLKELEKAIKVYWSAKDRLPPRAIKIDINIERDLAYALKVRECPQILFLRGNKIVYREKELRTADELVQMIAFFYYKAKKPAWIDDKALYLRY, from the exons ATGTTAATTCTCCAAACCGCTATTGTGCATGGAAGCTTCTCACCTTTCCGTAAAACAAAAGTTTATTCAAGTCATGAATCTTTTTCTCATTCACAAAGTTTGTCTTATTCCACAATATCTACCCATCATATTGTAAAGCCTGTATCAATATCATGCTCTGTTTCAACAAACTCTAGTTCAAAACCCGAACCAGAATTTAATTCTAGCTCCAAACTGAGACAAAAAAATAAGGGAAAAAATCCCCAAACTGAAGATGTTGTATCCATTAATGATGGCGATATAAATTCTGAGGATGTTTTCCCAACAACGATTCCAAGGAAGCCAAGGCGCGGTCGTAAAAGTGAGGTAATGAAAGTGGAAGATTTTGTACGCGGCAGACTTGAGAACACGTTTGCTGCAATTCGACAACAAAATGCGAATGCTTTGGAGAATCATGAAGATATAATGAAGGATGGTGTTCATGATGAttctaaattgaaaaaaagcgatgatgatagtgatgaggaggaagaggaagaagatggtgGTGGTGAAAAGATGGTGATTGAGGAAGAAAGTGAGAGCTGGCCGTTGGATACGGATGTTGGGTGGGGAGTTAGAGCTTCAGAGTATTTTGAGAAGCATCCGATTAAGAATGTTGTGGGAGACGATGGTGTTGAAATTGATTGGGAAGGGGAGACTGATGATAACTGGGTGCAGGAGATCAATTGTTTGGAGTGGGAGAGTTTTGCTTTTCATCCTAGCCCTTTGATTGTCCTTGTCTTTGAACGCTATAATAG GGCAACTGATAACTGGAAAAATTTGAAAGAGCTTGAGAAAGCAATAAAAGTGTACTGGAGTGCTAAAGATCGGTTACCTCCCCGG GCGATTAAGATAGACATTAACATCGAGAGAGACTTGGCTTATGCCCTGAAAGTTCGAGAATGtcctcaaattttatttttgcgTGGGAATAAGATCGTATACAGGGAGAAAG AACTCAGAACTGCAGATGAGCTGGTTCAGATGATTGCATTTTTCTATTACAAAGCAAAGAAGCCTGCGTGGATAGATGATAAGGCCTTGTATTTAcgttattaa
- the LOC101501829 gene encoding probable CoA ligase CCL12 encodes MAKKKISDLGVDDFVKAGLSAAEANLLNQRLLSLSLSSSSDPCDTWRHLVSRRVLKPSHPYPLHQLLYYTIYSSHHSSSPPLYWFPSLEQATRTNLGRLMEIHGSKLLGASSYKDPITSFPLFHNFSVQHPEVYWSLLLNELSISFVEPPNCILDTSSHPSKNAGTWLPGSVLNIADCCLQPSSHPNKQDDSIAIVWRSEGFDHTEVNQITLKQLRHQVMLVANAIDANFSKGDAIAIDMQMTVNAVVIYLAIVLAGCVVVSIADSFAPKEIATRLRVSNAKGIFTQDFISGGGRKIPLYSRVVEAAACKAIVLPVTGDDIAVQIREQDLSWKDFLSSGSQSSRSDHYSPIHQSIDSVTNILFSSGTTGDPKAIPWTQLAPIRSAADGWAAIDVQAGDVYCWPTNLGWVIGPTVLYHCFLNGATLALYHGSPQGHGFGKFVQDAGVTILGTVPSLVKTWKSTQCMEGLDWTKIKLFCSSGETSNVDDDLWLSSKSYYNPIIELCGGTELASSYIAGSPLQPQAFGAFSTASMTTGLVILDENGVPYPENVPCVGEVGLFPLSLGASDRLLNADHEEVYYKGMPMYKGKVLRRHGDIIKRMAGGYIIVQGRADDTMNLGGIKTSSVEIERVCDRADECILETAAVGVATVNRGPEQLVIFVVLKEGYNSNAETLRMKFSKAIQSNLNPLFKVSLVKIVPEFPRTSSNKILRRVMRDQMKHELSVQSRL; translated from the exons ATGGCAAAGAAGAAGATAAGTGATTTGGGAGTCGACGATTTTGTAAAGGCCGGCTTATCAGCGGCTGAAGCCAACCTATTGAACCAACGGCTGCTCTCACTCTCACTCTCCTCTTCCTCCGATCCTTGTGACACGTGGCGTCACCTCGTGTCCCGCAGAGTCCTTAAACCCTCACATCCCTATCCTCTCCACCAGCTTCTGTATTATACCATTTATTCTTCTCACCATTCTTCTTCTCCTCCTCTTTATTGGTTCCCTTCTCT AGAGCAGGCTACACGCACCAACCTCGGTCGTCTCATGGAAATTCACGGTTCTAAGCTTTTGGGAGCATCCTCCTACAAAGATCCTATTACTAGTTTTCCTctttttcataatttctctGTTCAACACCCCGAG GTGTACTGGTCTCTTCTTCTCAATGAACTTTCTATTTCCTTTGTTGAACCTCCAAATTGCATTTTAGATACTTCTTCTCACCCTTCAAAAAACGCTGGAACTTGGCTTCCTGGTTCTGTCCTTAATATTGCTGATTGCTGTTTGCAACCCAGCTCCCACCCTAACAAACAGGATGACAGTATAGCCATTGTTTGGAGGAGTGAAGGATTTGACCACACTGAGGTTAATCAAATCACTCTCAAACAACTTCGACACCAAGTCAT gtTGGTGGCGAATGCAATAGATGCCAATTTCTCAAAGGGTGATGCAATTGCAATTGACATGCAAATGACAGTCAATGCTGTCGTTATATATTTAGCCATTGTTTTAGCAGGATGTGTTGTGGTATCAATAGCTGATAGCTTTGCACCGAAAGAAATTGCAACTCGCCTCCGTGTCTCTAACGCAAAGGGTATTTTCACACAG GATTTCATATCAGGAGGCGGCAGGAAAATCCCCTTGTACAG TCGAGTTGTTGAGGCAGCTGCATGTAAAGCTATCGTGCTCCCTGTGACAGGTGATGATATAGCAGTGCAAATAAGGGAACAGGACTTATCATGGAAAGATTTTCTCTCTTCTGGAAGTCAGAGCTCCAG ATCAGATCATTACTCTCCAATCCATCAATCTATCGACTCTGTCACCAATATACTATTCTCATCTGGAACCACAG GAGATCCCAAAGCTATTCCTTGGACTCAACTTGCCCCAATACGAAGTGCTGCTGATGGATGGGCAGCTATTGATGTTCAAGCTGGAGATGTCTACTGTTGGCCTACAAATTTAGGATGGGTGATAGGACCTACTGTATTATATCATTGCTTTCTAAATGGTGCAACTCTTGCTTTGTACCATGGATCTCCTCAAGGCCATGGTTTTGGTAAATTTGTTCAG GATGCAGGTGTTACCATTTTGGGAACTGTTCCAAGCTTAGTGAAAACTTGGAAGAGTACTCAATGTATGGAGGGCTTGGATTGGACAAAGATAAA ATTGTTTTGTTCGTCTGGGGAAACATCAAATGTTGATGATGATCTGTGGCTTTCTTCAAAATCTTATTACAATCCAATCATTGAATTATGTGGAGGAACTGAGCTTGCATCCAGCTACATTGCGGGAAGCCCCCTGCAACCTCAAGCTTTTGGAGCATTCAGCACAGCATCAATGACAACTGGCCTTGTCATTCTTGACGAAAATGGAGTTCCTTAT CCAGAAAATGTTCCTTGTGTTGGTGAAGTGGGTTTATTCCCTCTCTCTCTTGGAGCATCTGATAGATTGCTGAATGCTGACCATGAGGAGGTTTACTATAAGGGAATGCCCATGTATAAAGGAAAG GTTCTTAGGAGACACGGAGATATAATCAAGAGAATGGCCGGTGGCTACATCATTGTACAAGGGAGGGCTGATGACACCATGAATCTTGGTGGAATAAAG ACAAGTTCAGTAGAAATTGAGCGTGTCTGTGACAGGGCTGACGAATGCATTTTGGAGACAGCTGCAGTTGGTGTTGCAACTGTGAATAGGGGCCCCGAACAATTGGTTATATTTGTAGTTCTAAAGGAAGGATACAATTCAAATGCAGAAACTCTAAGGATGAAATTTTCTAAAGCTATTCAAAGCAACCTCAATCCTTTGTTTAAG GTAAGCCTTGTGAAAATAGTTCCCGAGTTTCCTCGAACGTCTTCCAACAAAATCTTGAGGAGGGTAATGAGGGATCAAATGAAGCACGAACTATCAGTTCAGAGCAGACTTTAG
- the LOC101502371 gene encoding bZIP transcription factor 44-like has product MASPGGAYSSGTSSLQNSGSGSEGDIQQQQVHVMDQKKRKRMQSNRESARRSRMKKQQHMEDLNNQIEYLKKENNQISRNVGVTTQMYLNVEGENAILRVQMAELSNRLQSLNDIINYIESSNSLFQETDQLFNDCGFFDTWNSFPVNQPIMASADMLMY; this is encoded by the coding sequence ATGGCTTCTCCTGGTGGAGCATATTCATCTGGAACAAGCTCTCTTCAAAACTCTGGATCTGGATCAGAGGGAGATATTCAACAACAACAGGTGCATGTTATGGATCAAAAGAAAAGGAAGAGAATGCAATCGAATAGGGAATCGGCACGAAGATCAAGAATGAAGAAACAACAACACATGGAAGATCTTAACAACCAAATTGAATATCTAAAAAAAGAGAACAATCAAATAAGCAGAAACGTAGGGGTAACTACTCAGATGTACCTGAACGTGGAAGGTGAGAATGCGATTCTTAGGGTTCAGATGGCTGAACTTAGCAACAGGTTGCAATCGCTGAATGATATCATAAATTACATTGAATCAAGCAATTCATTGTTTCAGGAGACTGATCAATTGTTTAATGATTGTGGATTCTTCGATACATGGAACTCTTTTCCTGTTAATCAACCAATCATGGCTTCTGCTGACATGTTGATGTACTGA